GCCCGGTGGTCCTGGTCGGCCACAGCTACGGCGGGGCGGTCATTACCGAAGCCGGGAACCATCCGCAGGTGGCAGCCCTTGTCTATATCGCCGCGTTCGGTCTGGACACCGGAGAAAGCTGCGCCTCCATCGAGGAGGAACTGCCGCCAGCCACGACAGGGATCAAGGCGACCGATGATGGCTACTTCTACATTGATCCAGCCGCGTTCCACGCAGACTTTGCGGCGGATCTTCCCGAAGCGCAAACCGCCTTCATGGCCGCGTCACAGGTGCTGATCTCCGCCGACTCCTTCACCCACAAGGTGACCAACCCTGCCTGGAAGTCGAAGCCTGCCTGGTACATGGTGGCCACCGAAGACAGGTCCATCAACCCCGACCAGGAGCGCATGATGGCGAAACGCATGAACGCGCAGACGATCGAAGTGAAGTCGAGTCATGTGGCTTACATGTCTCACGCCAAGGAGACAGCCCAACTCATCATTGAGGCTGCCAACGGCGTCCAGGTCAACGAGTCGTTCTCGCGTTGAAGCTGATTTCAGTGAATGACCGCTTCATTGTCAAAGGGCGTGACGGCACACCAAAGAGGACGGTGCAATGTACAGACAATCGATGCAGGTCGAGGTCGCCGATGGGGCCCTCAATGCCTACGTGGTGTATCCCGATCATTCGCC
This genomic interval from Burkholderia cepacia contains the following:
- a CDS encoding alpha/beta fold hydrolase produces the protein MKQAVKNVVLVHGAFADGSGWEPVFNILRKEGYTVAVVQHPETSYAEDVKFTMAVIDRQPGPVVLVGHSYGGAVITEAGNHPQVAALVYIAAFGLDTGESCASIEEELPPATTGIKATDDGYFYIDPAAFHADFAADLPEAQTAFMAASQVLISADSFTHKVTNPAWKSKPAWYMVATEDRSINPDQERMMAKRMNAQTIEVKSSHVAYMSHAKETAQLIIEAANGVQVNESFSR